One genomic window of Paraburkholderia phytofirmans PsJN includes the following:
- a CDS encoding ABC transporter permease encodes MTTLSSPFSRAGWRGSRRMRTAAVLSGAALVAIVAAMALIAIVHVPLGDAMAAFADGAWGSPYAIGASINRSLVFALVGSGFVLANRAQLTNVGGEGQIAMGGIAATAVSLYGHVAHLPLGLPFVVPMLGAALAGAAWGAIPGWLKARAGTNEVISTLLLTFIAVWFLYWCVQSEALLRQPMSNAATLPESLDIPDSTRLPLLASSSSTGLHIGLPITVVLCIAVALVLVYSRFGMHLRAVGLNALAARRAGMPITSTIVGALALAGALGGLAGALMLQGDQYSLKAGFSSGYGFDGLVVGLLARGSITGVCAAALLFGFLRSGGINMEMVASVPSALVLVVQGIVIVALAGGSLWLEPKGAR; translated from the coding sequence ATGACCACTTTATCGAGTCCATTTTCCCGCGCCGGCTGGCGTGGTTCGCGGCGGATGAGAACCGCCGCGGTGCTAAGCGGCGCGGCGCTCGTCGCGATTGTCGCGGCCATGGCGCTGATCGCCATCGTCCACGTGCCGCTCGGAGACGCCATGGCCGCGTTCGCCGACGGTGCGTGGGGCTCGCCGTACGCGATCGGCGCGTCGATCAATCGCAGCCTGGTGTTCGCGCTGGTCGGCAGCGGCTTCGTGCTGGCCAATCGCGCGCAGTTGACCAATGTGGGCGGCGAAGGACAGATCGCGATGGGCGGCATCGCCGCCACCGCGGTCAGTCTGTATGGCCACGTCGCACATCTGCCGCTCGGCCTGCCGTTCGTCGTGCCGATGCTGGGGGCGGCCCTGGCGGGCGCCGCGTGGGGCGCAATTCCCGGCTGGCTGAAAGCGCGCGCCGGCACCAACGAGGTGATCAGCACACTGCTGCTGACGTTCATCGCAGTGTGGTTTCTCTACTGGTGCGTGCAATCCGAAGCGCTGCTGCGCCAGCCGATGAGCAACGCGGCCACGCTGCCCGAATCGCTGGATATTCCCGATTCGACCAGGCTGCCGTTGCTCGCCAGTTCGAGTTCGACGGGATTGCACATCGGCTTGCCGATCACGGTCGTGCTGTGTATCGCGGTGGCGCTCGTGCTGGTGTATAGCCGCTTCGGCATGCATCTGCGCGCGGTCGGTTTGAACGCGCTGGCCGCGCGGCGTGCCGGCATGCCGATTACGTCCACCATCGTCGGCGCGTTGGCGCTGGCCGGCGCGCTCGGCGGTCTCGCCGGTGCGTTGATGCTGCAAGGCGATCAGTACTCGCTGAAAGCGGGCTTTTCATCGGGCTACGGTTTCGACGGCCTCGTGGTCGGTTTGCTCGCGCGCGGTTCGATCACCGGCGTCTGCGCGGCGGCGCTGCTGTTCGGCTTTCTGCGCTCGGGCGGCATCAATATGGAAATGGTCGCGTCGGTGCCGTCGGCGCTGGTGCTGGTGGTGCAGGGCATCGTGATCGTCGCGCTGGCGGGCGGCTCGTTGTGGCTCGAACCCAAAGGAGCACGCTGA
- a CDS encoding BMP family protein: MSIATLKTLATCVVALAASTSAIHAVAADPLRVGVLIPGSKSDKGWMESGYDGLVAAQKELGPKLKTQMIENINYADMEQALTNLASKNQLVIGVGGQTQASVLKIAKRFPNVKFAIVGGNKGQDMPPNVAGYDVKQAEIAYVAGAAAAMLSKNGAVSYVGGMEIPSIVNAGKEFGNGARSINPKIKYFESYTGDFDNVSKAKEATLAAISQGADVHYHILNLGLRGMEQAASEKHTHVIGSYTDRCGTDPLYIAYSITGVGYQVQYAIDQMAAGTWQPGYKAFGLAMGPKASGMVVCSPTPQMSTKIKQIEQDIESGKIKVSEG; the protein is encoded by the coding sequence ATGTCGATCGCCACGCTCAAAACTCTCGCGACCTGCGTCGTCGCGCTCGCCGCATCCACCAGTGCGATCCATGCCGTCGCCGCCGATCCGCTGCGTGTCGGTGTGCTGATTCCGGGTTCGAAGTCGGACAAGGGCTGGATGGAATCCGGTTACGACGGCCTCGTCGCGGCGCAGAAGGAACTCGGCCCGAAGCTCAAGACGCAGATGATCGAGAACATCAACTACGCCGACATGGAGCAGGCGCTGACCAATCTCGCGTCGAAGAACCAGTTGGTGATCGGCGTCGGCGGGCAGACCCAGGCGTCGGTGCTGAAGATCGCGAAGCGTTTTCCCAATGTGAAGTTCGCGATCGTCGGCGGCAACAAGGGGCAGGACATGCCGCCGAACGTGGCGGGCTATGACGTCAAGCAGGCGGAGATCGCCTACGTCGCCGGCGCGGCCGCGGCGATGCTGTCGAAGAACGGCGCGGTGAGTTACGTGGGCGGCATGGAGATTCCGTCCATCGTCAACGCCGGCAAGGAGTTCGGCAACGGCGCGCGCTCCATCAATCCGAAGATCAAATACTTCGAGAGCTACACCGGTGACTTCGACAACGTGTCGAAGGCCAAGGAAGCGACGCTCGCGGCGATCTCGCAAGGCGCGGACGTCCACTATCACATTCTCAATCTCGGCTTGCGCGGCATGGAGCAGGCGGCCAGCGAGAAGCACACGCACGTGATCGGCAGCTATACGGACCGCTGCGGCACGGACCCGCTGTATATCGCGTATTCGATTACGGGCGTCGGCTATCAGGTGCAATACGCGATCGACCAGATGGCGGCCGGCACCTGGCAGCCGGGCTATAAGGCCTTCGGCCTGGCGATGGGACCGAAAGCGTCGGGCATGGTGGTGTGCTCGCCGACGCCGCAGATGTCGACGAAGATCAAGCAGATCGAACAGGACATCGAAAGCGGCAAGATCAAGGTCTCCGAAGGCTGA
- a CDS encoding flavin reductase family protein, whose product MEIDFEAITEYQRYKLMASLIVPRPIALVTTLGADGTINAAPFSMFNMLGEEPPIVMISVNRVADGTLKDTAVNIVRTGEFVVHLADEAIADKMHRCGERLPPNVSELAEVGLTPVPSSHVKPPRIAEAPVAFECTTWETLETTSRQIFIGRVHRLHARDELIDTQTWRVRLQHYFPVGRFGASDYVTTRDRFTLG is encoded by the coding sequence ATGGAAATAGATTTCGAAGCGATCACCGAATACCAGCGCTACAAGCTGATGGCGAGCCTGATCGTGCCGCGTCCGATCGCGCTCGTCACCACGCTCGGCGCCGACGGCACGATCAACGCGGCGCCGTTTTCGATGTTCAACATGCTCGGCGAGGAGCCGCCGATCGTGATGATCAGCGTGAACCGCGTGGCCGACGGCACGCTCAAGGATACGGCGGTGAACATCGTGCGCACCGGCGAGTTCGTCGTGCATCTCGCCGACGAAGCCATTGCGGACAAAATGCACCGCTGCGGCGAACGATTGCCGCCGAACGTGAGCGAACTCGCCGAAGTCGGCCTGACGCCGGTGCCGAGTTCGCACGTCAAGCCGCCGCGAATCGCTGAAGCGCCCGTCGCGTTCGAGTGCACGACGTGGGAGACGCTGGAGACGACGAGCCGGCAGATTTTCATTGGACGCGTGCATCGGCTGCACGCTCGGGACGAGTTGATCGATACGCAAACGTGGCGTGTTCGGCTACAGCATTATTTTCCAGTGGGCCGCTTCGGCGCGAGCGACTATGTGACGACGCGGGACCGCTTCACCCTTGGGTGA
- a CDS encoding ABC transporter ATP-binding protein, producing MIQPASTVLETKAADIELVHVSKQYGDSLAVDAIDLRIDGGQYCCLLGPSGCGKTSTLRMIAGHESITDGDILIAGRNVTRAEPAARGTAMVFQNYALFPHLSALDNVAFSLKMRGIAKDVRRKRAGELLELVAMSAYAERKPAQLSGGQQQRVALARALLNQPGCLLLDEPLSALDPFLRVQMRAELKRWQKELGITFVHVTHSQEEAMALADLVVVMSHGRIEQSGTPHEVFNRPRTEFVARFLGGHNVFNTNGRSFTVRADHLRVVPHGITPVQNASGDNGMTRIGGVPCTVREAEYQGTHLRVTLDPLDGSPELVSLVSDGDYDPARLGPEARVVVWWEERDAHPLAA from the coding sequence ATGATTCAGCCTGCTTCAACGGTGCTCGAAACCAAAGCCGCCGACATCGAACTGGTGCACGTGTCGAAGCAATATGGCGACTCGCTCGCAGTCGACGCGATCGACCTGCGCATCGACGGTGGCCAGTACTGCTGCCTGCTCGGGCCATCGGGATGCGGCAAGACCTCGACCTTGCGCATGATCGCCGGTCATGAATCGATCACCGATGGTGACATTCTGATCGCCGGCCGCAACGTCACGCGCGCCGAACCCGCGGCTCGCGGCACTGCCATGGTGTTCCAGAACTATGCGCTGTTCCCGCATCTGAGCGCGCTCGACAACGTCGCGTTCAGCCTGAAGATGCGCGGCATCGCCAAGGACGTACGGCGCAAACGCGCTGGCGAACTGCTCGAACTGGTCGCCATGTCGGCGTATGCCGAGCGCAAACCGGCGCAGCTATCCGGCGGCCAGCAGCAACGGGTCGCGCTTGCCCGCGCGTTGCTGAATCAACCGGGTTGCTTATTGCTAGACGAACCGCTCTCCGCGCTCGACCCGTTCCTGCGCGTGCAGATGCGCGCCGAACTCAAGCGCTGGCAGAAAGAACTCGGCATCACTTTCGTGCACGTCACGCATTCCCAGGAAGAAGCGATGGCGCTCGCCGATCTCGTCGTGGTGATGAGCCATGGACGCATCGAGCAAAGCGGCACGCCGCACGAAGTGTTCAACCGTCCGCGCACCGAGTTCGTCGCGCGATTCCTCGGCGGTCACAACGTCTTCAATACCAATGGCCGCTCGTTTACCGTGCGCGCCGATCATCTGCGCGTCGTGCCGCATGGCATTACGCCGGTGCAGAACGCGAGCGGCGACAACGGCATGACGCGCATCGGCGGCGTGCCCTGCACGGTGCGCGAAGCTGAATATCAAGGCACGCATCTGCGCGTGACGCTCGACCCGCTCGACGGTTCGCCCGAACTCGTTTCGCTCGTGAGCGATGGCGATTACGATCCGGCGCGGCTCGGCCCCGAAGCGCGGGTCGTGGTCTGGTGGGAAGAGCGGGACGCGCATCCGCTCGCGGCGTGA
- a CDS encoding ABC transporter ATP-binding protein — translation MDATSASATVYADARVSAGTPRAAVLRMDGIVKRFGAFQALTDVSLELFAGEVHCLLGENGAGKSTLCNVMFGVHQPDAGAMWLDGAPYQPHSPRDALTHGIAMVHQHFSLVEDVSVLDNLLLGQVRGWLDRKREAQRVRALVAELGLALDPDTRVADLSVGEKQRVEIVKCLIREPRLLVLDEPTAVLLPAEIDALLDTCARVVARGCAVVLVTHKLAEIRRIASRATVLQSGRVVARSSKPSADVDALVRAMIQRPDSTDQGAAANSNASATPRSATRSTSPYTRPLADEALQIDGLTVRDADGVTRLEDCTLVVNRGEIVGIAGVEGNGQSELGAVLAGMQKASAGRFFVQGKDCTQAAPQTLTRAGVGVVPEDRHAVGCVPDMSLTENLFLNRLDDYARGGFMRRRAMRRDARALMQRFDVRAASPDVAFRGLSGGNQQKAVLARELTLDGLAVLVAAQPTRGLDVGAVAAVYDHIRAARDAGVGVLLISSELDELMAVADRVLVMYRGRIMGTCVPEASQFNLQRERIGAWMAGQTA, via the coding sequence ATGGACGCGACTTCCGCTTCTGCCACCGTCTACGCCGATGCGCGCGTGAGCGCCGGCACGCCGCGCGCGGCGGTGCTGCGCATGGACGGCATCGTCAAACGCTTCGGCGCGTTTCAGGCGTTGACCGATGTCTCGCTCGAACTCTTTGCCGGCGAAGTGCATTGCCTGCTCGGCGAAAACGGCGCGGGCAAGTCGACGCTGTGCAACGTGATGTTCGGCGTGCATCAGCCCGACGCGGGCGCGATGTGGCTCGACGGCGCGCCGTACCAGCCGCATAGTCCGCGCGACGCGCTCACGCACGGCATCGCGATGGTTCATCAGCACTTCAGCCTCGTCGAAGACGTGAGCGTGCTCGATAACCTGCTGCTCGGACAGGTGCGCGGCTGGCTCGATCGCAAACGCGAGGCGCAGCGCGTGCGTGCGCTGGTGGCGGAACTCGGGCTCGCGCTCGATCCGGATACGCGGGTCGCCGATCTCTCCGTGGGTGAAAAGCAGCGCGTCGAGATCGTCAAGTGTTTGATTCGCGAGCCGCGTCTGCTGGTGCTGGATGAACCAACGGCTGTGCTGCTGCCCGCTGAAATCGACGCGCTGCTCGACACGTGCGCACGCGTGGTCGCGCGCGGCTGCGCGGTCGTGCTGGTGACGCACAAGCTGGCCGAGATCCGCCGTATCGCGAGCCGCGCGACGGTGCTGCAAAGCGGCCGTGTGGTGGCTCGTTCGAGCAAGCCGTCCGCCGATGTCGACGCGCTCGTCCGCGCGATGATCCAGCGTCCGGACAGTACGGATCAAGGCGCCGCGGCGAATTCCAATGCGAGCGCCACGCCGCGTTCGGCAACCCGCAGCACGTCGCCCTACACCCGTCCGCTCGCCGACGAAGCCTTGCAGATCGACGGCCTTACGGTGCGCGACGCCGACGGCGTGACACGTCTCGAAGACTGCACGCTGGTGGTCAATCGCGGTGAGATCGTCGGCATTGCGGGCGTGGAGGGCAACGGGCAGAGCGAACTCGGCGCGGTGCTCGCGGGAATGCAGAAGGCGAGTGCGGGGCGCTTCTTCGTACAGGGCAAGGACTGCACTCAGGCTGCACCGCAAACCTTGACCCGGGCGGGTGTCGGCGTGGTGCCGGAAGATCGCCACGCGGTCGGTTGCGTGCCCGACATGAGCCTGACTGAGAACCTCTTTCTCAACCGGCTCGACGACTACGCGCGGGGCGGCTTCATGCGGCGTCGCGCGATGCGCCGCGATGCGCGCGCGCTGATGCAACGCTTCGACGTGCGCGCCGCGAGTCCCGATGTCGCATTTCGCGGCCTCTCCGGCGGCAATCAGCAGAAAGCGGTGCTGGCGCGCGAACTCACGCTCGACGGCCTCGCCGTGCTGGTGGCCGCGCAGCCTACGCGCGGGCTCGACGTCGGCGCGGTGGCCGCGGTGTACGACCATATCCGCGCGGCACGCGACGCAGGCGTCGGCGTGCTGCTGATCTCGTCCGAACTCGACGAACTGATGGCGGTGGCCGACCGCGTCCTCGTCATGTATCGCGGCCGCATCATGGGCACCTGCGTGCCGGAGGCGTCGCAATTCAATCTTCAACGCGAGCGCATTGGCGCATGGATGGCAGGGCAGACAGCATGA
- a CDS encoding polysaccharide deacetylase family protein, with translation MNDIRNMPAAESRAHQLLATHGRFAYRPITDSDAYRWPGGSGLAVYLGFNIEHFAFGEGLGAALGPISPQPDVLNHSWREYGNRVGAWRCIELFDQLALPVGTLINTALYDHCPELIAACVARGDELIGHGHTNAHRQSDLDEAGERELLLHCRERIAEVSGIAPQGWLSPWISETHLTPDLLAETGYRYTLNWCHDDRPVRMATRGAPLWSIPYPQELNDLPMMVGRHMDGRAFADMIVDQFDEMLEQANRGAQPQSLVMGIALHPYLVGQPYRLRHLRRALEHIASARARGDVWITTPGAIADHMDALERDGVVRPVIA, from the coding sequence ATGAACGACATACGGAACATGCCCGCCGCCGAGAGTCGCGCGCATCAATTGCTGGCCACGCATGGCCGCTTCGCATACCGCCCGATCACCGACAGCGACGCGTACCGCTGGCCCGGCGGCAGCGGGCTCGCGGTCTATCTGGGTTTCAACATCGAACACTTTGCCTTTGGCGAAGGGCTGGGCGCCGCGCTCGGTCCGATCTCGCCGCAACCGGATGTGCTGAACCATAGCTGGCGCGAGTACGGCAATCGCGTCGGCGCGTGGCGCTGTATCGAGTTGTTCGATCAACTCGCGTTGCCCGTGGGCACGCTCATCAACACCGCGCTCTACGATCATTGCCCGGAGTTGATCGCGGCCTGCGTGGCGCGCGGTGACGAATTGATCGGCCACGGCCATACGAACGCGCACCGCCAGAGCGATCTCGATGAAGCCGGCGAACGGGAACTGCTTCTGCATTGCCGCGAACGGATCGCTGAAGTGTCCGGCATAGCGCCGCAAGGCTGGCTGTCGCCGTGGATTTCCGAGACCCATCTCACGCCCGATCTGCTCGCGGAAACCGGCTATCGCTACACGCTGAACTGGTGTCATGACGACCGTCCCGTGAGGATGGCCACACGCGGCGCGCCGCTCTGGTCGATTCCCTATCCGCAGGAACTCAACGATCTGCCGATGATGGTGGGCCGCCATATGGATGGCCGCGCGTTCGCCGATATGATCGTCGATCAGTTCGACGAGATGCTCGAACAGGCCAATCGCGGCGCGCAGCCGCAGTCGCTCGTGATGGGCATCGCGTTGCATCCGTATCTGGTGGGGCAGCCTTATCGTTTGCGGCATCTGCGCCGCGCACTCGAACATATCGCCTCGGCGCGCGCACGGGGCGACGTGTGGATCACCACGCCGGGGGCCATTGCGGATCATATGGACGCGCTGGAGCGCGACGGTGTCGTGCGTCCGGTCATCGCATGA
- a CDS encoding cysteine hydrolase, with product MKQHDAYGTSVSGQLGRDGRPRWSASETLVDMSLPAPEPVVATLPCEPQNVRIDLRSTAIIVIDMQNDFCTNGGWVAQIGGDFAVDRAPIAPLQRLLPVLRKSGVPVIWVNWGNRPDLANMPPNQLHLYKPTGTGTGLGEPLASNGSHVLEKDSWAAAVVDELAPLPQDICVDKYRISGFWDTPLDSILRNLGIRTVLFAGVNTDQCVLHSLTDANFLGYGCVLVEDCCATSSPDFCTEAAVWNVKKCFGFVTDSARIVDALSDAA from the coding sequence ATGAAACAGCACGACGCATACGGCACAAGCGTTTCCGGTCAGTTGGGCCGCGACGGCCGGCCTCGCTGGAGCGCGAGTGAAACGCTCGTCGACATGTCGTTGCCCGCGCCTGAACCCGTCGTCGCGACACTGCCGTGCGAGCCGCAAAATGTCCGTATCGATCTGCGCAGCACGGCCATTATCGTGATCGACATGCAGAACGACTTCTGCACCAACGGAGGTTGGGTTGCCCAGATTGGGGGCGATTTCGCGGTCGACCGCGCGCCGATTGCACCATTGCAGCGCTTGCTGCCGGTGCTGCGCAAAAGCGGCGTGCCGGTCATCTGGGTCAATTGGGGCAACCGGCCCGACCTCGCCAACATGCCGCCGAATCAGTTGCATCTATATAAGCCGACGGGAACGGGAACCGGCTTGGGCGAGCCGCTCGCGAGCAACGGTTCGCACGTGCTCGAAAAGGATTCGTGGGCCGCGGCGGTGGTCGATGAACTCGCGCCGCTGCCGCAGGACATCTGCGTGGACAAGTACCGGATCAGCGGCTTCTGGGACACGCCGCTCGACAGCATCCTGCGCAACCTCGGCATTCGCACCGTGCTGTTCGCGGGCGTGAATACCGATCAGTGCGTGCTGCATTCGCTCACCGACGCCAACTTCCTCGGCTACGGTTGCGTGCTGGTGGAAGACTGCTGCGCGACGTCGTCGCCGGACTTCTGTACGGAAGCGGCCGTCTGGAACGTGAAGAAGTGCTTTGGCTTCGTCACGGATTCCGCGCGAATCGTCGATGCCTTGTCGGACGCCGCATGA
- a CDS encoding amidase, with amino-acid sequence MSAFIPGSRVQAAATASGPLDGLRFAVKDLIDVAGEPTGGGNPDWLSTHAAARVHAPCVDALLAAGATLDGKTITDELAYSLEGENHHYGTPLNPRWPQALPGGSSSGSASAVANGDVDFALGTDTGGSVRVPAAFCGLFGMRPSHGAIALDGVLPFAPCFDTVGWFARSIAVLQAVGDVLLPVMSRGDGASLNRPVRLTRVAEAFAARERNEPDDAARLTALAESLGAQSLRNVFSGGGARWLACYQAVQDLEIDASLGEWIRSTQPRFGPSIAPRFARLETLDRQRATQWRTVLQELRSALDSLFKEEENTVLVMPTTPVSLLRKDASGEAIGRFYEDSLTMNSLAAFGGLPQITLPFNDALDRPLALSLIGARGSDRALLSLARDLYSRHVLAHPQ; translated from the coding sequence ATGAGCGCGTTCATTCCGGGCTCCCGCGTGCAGGCCGCCGCGACGGCGAGCGGTCCGCTGGACGGCCTGCGCTTTGCGGTCAAGGATCTGATCGACGTCGCCGGCGAACCGACCGGCGGCGGCAATCCCGACTGGCTTTCGACTCACGCGGCGGCTCGCGTTCACGCGCCATGTGTCGACGCGCTGTTGGCGGCCGGCGCGACGCTCGACGGCAAGACGATCACCGACGAACTCGCCTATAGCCTCGAAGGCGAGAATCATCACTACGGCACGCCGCTCAATCCGCGCTGGCCGCAAGCACTGCCGGGCGGATCGTCGAGCGGATCGGCGTCGGCGGTAGCGAATGGCGACGTGGACTTCGCGTTGGGCACCGATACCGGCGGCTCGGTGCGCGTCCCCGCCGCGTTCTGCGGCCTGTTCGGCATGCGGCCGAGTCATGGCGCGATCGCACTCGACGGCGTGCTGCCGTTCGCGCCGTGCTTCGACACGGTTGGCTGGTTCGCGCGGTCGATCGCTGTATTGCAGGCAGTGGGCGATGTGTTGTTGCCGGTGATGTCGCGCGGTGATGGCGCTTCTTTAAATAGGCCGGTTCGCCTAACCCGCGTCGCCGAAGCGTTCGCGGCTCGCGAGCGCAATGAACCCGACGACGCGGCGCGACTCACCGCGCTGGCTGAATCGCTCGGCGCGCAAAGCTTGCGCAATGTGTTCAGCGGTGGCGGCGCTCGCTGGCTCGCGTGTTATCAGGCCGTGCAGGACCTCGAAATCGACGCCTCGCTGGGCGAATGGATTCGATCGACGCAGCCGCGCTTCGGGCCATCCATCGCGCCGCGCTTTGCGCGGTTGGAAACACTCGACAGACAGCGGGCAACGCAATGGCGCACCGTTCTTCAGGAGTTACGCAGCGCGTTGGACTCGTTGTTCAAAGAAGAGGAAAACACGGTACTGGTCATGCCCACCACGCCCGTTTCGTTATTGCGGAAAGACGCCTCGGGCGAAGCAATCGGCCGCTTCTACGAAGACTCGCTCACCATGAACTCACTCGCCGCGTTCGGCGGCCTGCCGCAGATCACGCTTCCGTTCAACGATGCACTCGACCGGCCGCTAGCGCTCTCGCTGATCGGTGCGCGCGGCAGCGATCGCGCGTTGCTGAGCCTCGCGCGCGATCTATACTCGCGACACGTTCTCGCGCACCCTCAGTAG
- a CDS encoding GntR family transcriptional regulator gives MNAKAGAATAKKPLKDDADLDTRIYQSIFDGVLNHRLTPGTKLPEPELCQLFGVGRAVVRRVLEKLAYDGIVVLRPNKGAVIAEPTPEETREIFEARRSVERMLVELAVQRANAKDIKALRQQLASEHEAMHRFDQPSWATLASGFHMRIAALAGNSILQNYLKELVSRCSLIVGVYEPPGHAPCEHAEHAAIVDCIEARDAAGAMAHMEAHLRDLEERIETSRMRGEKSLGQLLGITASVTPNRAPTWK, from the coding sequence ATGAACGCGAAAGCCGGCGCGGCCACCGCGAAAAAGCCCCTGAAAGACGATGCCGATCTCGACACGCGCATCTATCAATCGATCTTCGACGGCGTGTTGAATCACCGTCTGACGCCGGGCACGAAGCTGCCGGAGCCCGAGTTGTGCCAGTTGTTCGGCGTGGGCCGCGCGGTGGTGCGGCGCGTGCTGGAAAAGCTCGCGTATGACGGCATCGTCGTATTGCGGCCGAACAAAGGCGCGGTGATCGCCGAGCCCACGCCCGAGGAAACGCGTGAGATCTTCGAAGCGCGCCGCTCCGTCGAACGGATGCTGGTCGAACTGGCCGTGCAGCGGGCGAACGCCAAAGACATCAAGGCGTTGCGTCAACAGCTCGCGAGCGAGCATGAGGCGATGCATCGCTTCGACCAGCCTTCGTGGGCGACGCTCGCCAGCGGCTTTCATATGCGCATCGCTGCGCTGGCCGGCAATTCGATTCTGCAAAACTATCTGAAGGAACTGGTCTCGCGCTGCTCGCTGATTGTCGGCGTGTATGAGCCGCCAGGGCATGCGCCGTGCGAACACGCGGAGCACGCGGCGATCGTCGACTGCATCGAGGCGCGCGATGCGGCAGGCGCGATGGCGCATATGGAAGCGCATCTGCGCGACCTCGAAGAACGAATCGAAACCTCGCGCATGCGCGGGGAAAAGAGCCTCGGCCAGTTGCTCGGCATCACCGCATCCGTCACTCCCAACCGGGCGCCGACATGGAAATAG
- a CDS encoding gamma-glutamyltransferase family protein has protein sequence MHNPQPAGARGGMVTSPHALASEAGRDVLRAGGNAIEAAIAIGAALCVTYPHFTGLGGDAFWVIGDRQGTLRTLSGIGQAAAQLPAFDGAIPLRGPASAITTAATVDTWSQAYEISQNVWGGMQSWPSLFDRALELAADGFPVTPSQHFWQTLRANELQALPGFAATFAPHGHIPAIDARFTQPALAKSLDRIARFGAREFYEGELAERIAHGLRQAGSPLSASDLARTHARNEAPLRVAYRGGELVSLRPPTQGITTLQIMGTLERFDLSAIPEGSADYYHLLVEAVKCAFVDRDRFVCDPEFNVVPVDEMLSPATLDAHARSIHPRKARAWPHVFRPGDTVFIGATDREGRSVSVLQTVYFDWGSGVVAGDTGILWHNRGASFSTNPAHHNAVQPGKRPFHTLNPGMYMKNGRPQLLFGTQGADGQPQTLAAILTRLIDYGMDPLTALARPRFLLGKTFSDTRDALKLEADAGADVFAALAARGHEVSAIDAQSPLAGHPGVIRIEADGSATGAHDPRSDGRALAV, from the coding sequence ATGCACAATCCACAACCCGCCGGCGCTCGCGGCGGCATGGTCACCAGTCCCCATGCGCTAGCCAGCGAGGCCGGCCGCGATGTCCTGCGCGCGGGCGGCAATGCCATCGAAGCGGCCATCGCGATCGGCGCCGCGCTGTGCGTGACCTACCCGCATTTCACCGGCCTTGGCGGCGACGCCTTCTGGGTGATCGGCGACCGGCAAGGGACGTTGCGCACGCTATCGGGCATCGGCCAGGCCGCGGCGCAACTGCCCGCGTTCGACGGTGCAATTCCATTGCGCGGCCCGGCTTCTGCAATTACCACCGCCGCGACCGTCGATACATGGAGCCAGGCATACGAAATCAGCCAAAACGTTTGGGGCGGCATGCAGTCGTGGCCGTCGCTGTTCGACCGTGCACTCGAACTTGCCGCCGACGGTTTTCCTGTCACGCCGTCGCAGCATTTCTGGCAAACCCTGCGCGCCAATGAATTGCAGGCGTTGCCCGGCTTCGCGGCGACCTTCGCGCCGCACGGCCACATTCCCGCGATCGACGCGCGCTTCACTCAACCAGCGTTAGCAAAGAGCCTCGACCGTATTGCGCGTTTCGGCGCGCGTGAGTTCTATGAAGGCGAGCTGGCTGAGCGCATCGCCCATGGCCTCCGGCAAGCCGGTTCGCCGCTCAGTGCGAGCGATCTGGCCCGCACGCATGCGCGCAACGAAGCGCCGCTGCGCGTCGCCTATCGCGGTGGCGAACTGGTGAGCTTGCGGCCGCCCACGCAAGGCATAACGACCTTGCAGATCATGGGCACGCTGGAACGCTTCGATCTTTCCGCAATTCCAGAAGGCAGCGCCGACTACTATCACCTGCTCGTGGAAGCGGTCAAATGCGCGTTCGTGGATCGTGACCGCTTCGTCTGCGATCCGGAGTTCAACGTCGTGCCGGTCGACGAGATGCTCTCGCCCGCCACGCTCGACGCCCATGCCCGCTCGATCCATCCGCGTAAAGCGCGCGCATGGCCGCATGTTTTCCGTCCGGGCGATACGGTGTTCATCGGCGCGACGGATCGCGAGGGCCGCAGCGTGAGCGTGCTGCAAACGGTCTACTTCGACTGGGGCAGCGGCGTGGTGGCGGGCGATACCGGCATTCTGTGGCACAACCGCGGCGCGTCGTTCAGCACGAACCCCGCGCACCATAATGCCGTGCAGCCGGGCAAGCGGCCTTTCCATACGCTCAATCCCGGCATGTATATGAAGAACGGCCGCCCGCAATTGCTGTTCGGCACGCAAGGCGCGGACGGCCAACCGCAAACGCTGGCGGCGATTCTCACGCGGCTGATCGACTACGGCATGGACCCGCTGACCGCCCTCGCCCGTCCGCGTTTTCTGCTCGGCAAGACGTTCTCAGATACGCGCGACGCGTTGAAACTCGAAGCGGACGCCGGCGCCGACGTGTTCGCGGCGCTCGCCGCACGTGGACATGAAGTAAGCGCGATCGATGCGCAAAGTCCGTTGGCGGGGCATCCGGGCGTGATTCGCATCGAGGCGGACGGCTCGGCCACGGGGGCGCACGATCCGCGCAGCGACGGCCGGGCGCTCGCGGTGTAA